Proteins from a single region of Azospira inquinata:
- a CDS encoding DegT/DnrJ/EryC1/StrS family aminotransferase — MSADFLPFTRPAIDEATIAAVGEVLRSGWITTGPKCAELEAALSRYFGGRTVRVFSSGTITLEIALKLAGVGPGDEVITTPLSWVATANVILHVGARPVFVDVAPDTRNLDLDRLEAAITPRTKAIIPVDLAGLPVDRDRLYAIAQRHSLRVIEDAAQSMGASWQGKPIGAQGDFVSFSFHANKNITTTEGGCLVLPPDIDPARCERLRLQGVQRFPDGTMDVAVAGDKGNMTDVAATIGLGQLVHLDHFTARRRELARRYFEGLPRDLGLELPVADFSQSNWHMFQVLLPVDQMTLSRGDFIAAMKAQGIGIGVHYPAMHLFSLYRRQGYQDGDFPVAERIGRSTITLPLFPAMADSDVDRVCQALSQLLQQAQK, encoded by the coding sequence ATGTCCGCTGATTTCCTGCCTTTCACCCGCCCCGCCATCGACGAGGCCACCATTGCCGCCGTAGGGGAGGTCCTCCGCTCCGGCTGGATCACCACCGGCCCCAAGTGCGCCGAACTGGAAGCCGCCCTGTCCCGCTATTTTGGCGGCCGCACCGTGCGGGTGTTCAGCTCCGGCACCATTACCCTGGAAATCGCCCTGAAGCTGGCCGGGGTCGGCCCCGGGGACGAGGTCATTACCACGCCCCTGTCCTGGGTGGCCACGGCCAACGTCATTCTTCACGTGGGGGCCCGGCCCGTGTTCGTGGATGTGGCGCCGGATACCCGCAATCTGGATCTGGACCGGCTGGAAGCCGCCATCACCCCCCGCACCAAGGCCATTATCCCGGTGGATCTGGCCGGGCTGCCCGTGGATCGGGACCGGCTCTACGCCATCGCCCAGCGCCACTCGCTGCGGGTCATCGAGGACGCCGCCCAGTCCATGGGCGCCTCCTGGCAGGGCAAGCCCATCGGCGCCCAGGGGGATTTCGTTTCCTTCAGCTTCCACGCCAACAAAAACATCACCACCACGGAAGGGGGCTGTCTGGTGCTGCCCCCGGATATAGATCCGGCCCGCTGCGAACGGCTGCGCCTGCAAGGAGTGCAACGCTTCCCCGACGGCACCATGGACGTGGCGGTGGCCGGAGACAAGGGCAACATGACCGACGTGGCCGCCACCATCGGCCTGGGTCAGCTGGTCCATCTGGACCACTTCACCGCCCGACGCCGGGAGCTGGCCCGGCGCTACTTTGAAGGGCTACCCCGGGACCTGGGTCTGGAACTGCCCGTAGCGGATTTCAGCCAGTCCAACTGGCACATGTTCCAGGTGCTGCTGCCCGTGGACCAGATGACCCTGAGCCGGGGCGACTTCATTGCCGCCATGAAGGCCCAGGGCATCGGCATCGGCGTCCATTACCCGGCCATGCACCTCTTCAGCCTTTACCGGCGCCAGGGTTACCAGGACGGGGATTTCCCCGTGGCCGAACGCATTGGCCGCAGTACCATCACCCTGCCCCTTTTCCCCGCCATGGCGGATAGCGACGTGGATCGCGTCTGTCAGGCCCTTTCCCAACTTCTCCAACAAGCGCAAAAATGA
- a CDS encoding SMR family transporter: MNAISFALILTGVLLNAAAQLLLKAGTTAVGHFAFTLENALPMGLKLAFEPHIMGGLGCYVISVVVWIMALSRVPVSVAYPMLSIGYVVNALIAWQWFGEALSAPKLLGIGIIIVGVFLVAKS, encoded by the coding sequence ATGAACGCCATCAGTTTCGCCCTTATCCTTACCGGGGTGCTGCTTAACGCCGCCGCCCAGTTGCTGCTCAAGGCAGGCACCACCGCCGTAGGTCATTTCGCCTTTACCCTGGAAAACGCCCTGCCCATGGGCCTGAAGCTGGCCTTCGAGCCCCACATCATGGGGGGCCTGGGCTGCTACGTGATCAGCGTGGTGGTGTGGATCATGGCCCTCTCCCGGGTGCCCGTGTCCGTGGCCTACCCCATGCTCTCCATCGGCTACGTGGTCAATGCCCTGATCGCCTGGCAATGGTTCGGCGAAGCCCTGTCTGCCCCCAAGCTCCTGGGCATCGGGATCATTATCGTCGGCGTCTTTCTGGTGGCAAAATCCTGA
- a CDS encoding Mth938-like domain-containing protein codes for MKLHLAQNSGRYAFTGYGDDYVAINEVRHRASVIVTPTQVFPQWTEARFDTLTLAEFERLAALEAEVLLFGTGTSLRFPAPELLRPLIAQNRGLEVMDTRAACRTYNILLDEGRKVACALLL; via the coding sequence ATGAAACTCCACCTCGCCCAGAATTCCGGCCGCTATGCCTTCACCGGCTACGGCGACGACTATGTGGCGATCAACGAGGTGCGCCATCGAGCCAGCGTCATCGTCACTCCCACCCAGGTGTTTCCCCAATGGACCGAGGCCCGCTTTGATACCCTGACGTTGGCGGAATTCGAGCGTCTGGCAGCCCTGGAGGCGGAGGTTCTACTGTTCGGCACGGGCACCAGCCTGCGCTTTCCCGCCCCCGAATTGCTGCGTCCCCTGATCGCCCAGAACCGGGGCTTGGAGGTCATGGACACCCGGGCCGCCTGCCGTACCTACAACATCTTGCTGGACGAAGGCCGCAAGGTGGCCTGCGCCCTGTTGCTGTAA
- the alaC gene encoding alanine transaminase, whose product MKDFPRIKRLPPYVFNITGELKMAARRRGEDIIDMSMGNPDQPTPQHIVDKLVEVTERGNTHGYSVSKGIPRLRKAICDWYQRRYGVSFDPDKEAVVTIGSKEGLAHLMLATLDKGDTVLVPNPSYPIHIYGAIIAGADIRSVRMTDDVDFFDELQKAIRETIPKPKMMILGFPSNPTARCVELDFFERVVALAKQHDILVVHDLAYADIVFDGYKAPSIMQVPGARDVAVEFFTMSKSYNMAGWRVGFMVGNPELCAALARIKSYHDYGTFTPIQVASIIALDGPQDCVEEVRQMYQLRRDVLAKGLHEAGWMVEVPKASMYIWAKIPPAYAHLGSLEFAKKLLHEAHVAVSPGVGFGEYGDDHVRFALIENEERTRQAVRGIKEMFRKDGLL is encoded by the coding sequence ATGAAAGACTTTCCCCGCATCAAGCGTCTTCCCCCCTACGTATTCAATATCACCGGCGAACTGAAGATGGCCGCCCGGCGGCGCGGGGAAGACATCATCGACATGTCCATGGGCAATCCGGATCAGCCCACCCCCCAACACATCGTGGATAAGCTGGTGGAAGTGACGGAGCGGGGCAATACCCACGGCTATTCCGTTTCCAAGGGCATTCCCCGGCTGCGCAAAGCCATCTGTGACTGGTATCAACGCCGCTACGGAGTGAGTTTCGACCCGGACAAGGAAGCGGTGGTCACCATCGGTTCCAAGGAAGGTCTGGCCCACCTCATGCTGGCCACCCTGGACAAGGGGGATACGGTGCTGGTGCCCAATCCCAGCTACCCCATCCATATCTACGGGGCCATTATCGCCGGGGCCGACATCCGCTCCGTGCGCATGACCGACGATGTGGATTTCTTCGACGAATTGCAGAAAGCCATCCGGGAAACCATTCCCAAGCCCAAGATGATGATTCTGGGCTTTCCCAGCAACCCCACGGCCCGCTGTGTGGAGCTGGATTTCTTTGAACGGGTGGTGGCCCTGGCCAAGCAGCACGACATTCTGGTGGTCCATGATTTGGCCTACGCGGACATCGTCTTTGATGGCTATAAAGCCCCCTCCATCATGCAGGTGCCGGGCGCCCGGGACGTGGCGGTGGAATTTTTCACCATGTCCAAGAGCTACAACATGGCCGGCTGGCGGGTGGGCTTTATGGTGGGCAACCCGGAACTCTGTGCTGCCCTGGCCCGGATCAAGAGTTACCACGATTACGGCACCTTCACCCCCATCCAGGTGGCCTCCATCATTGCCCTGGACGGTCCCCAGGACTGTGTGGAAGAGGTGCGCCAGATGTACCAGCTGCGCCGGGATGTGCTGGCCAAGGGCCTCCATGAGGCGGGCTGGATGGTGGAAGTGCCCAAGGCTTCCATGTATATCTGGGCCAAGATTCCCCCGGCCTATGCCCATCTGGGTTCCCTGGAGTTCGCCAAAAAGCTGCTCCACGAGGCCCATGTGGCCGTGTCCCCCGGCGTCGGTTTCGGGGAATACGGGGACGATCACGTGCGTTTCGCCCTGATCGAAAACGAAGAACGCACCCGGCAGGCTGTCCGGGGCATCAAGGAAATGTTCCGCAAGGACGGTTTGCTCTAG
- a CDS encoding ArnT family glycosyltransferase: MPDRDNISRGLLVLLFVCFTAVWFGTLDYRKLIGPDEGRYAEIPREMVASGDWTTPRLNNLKYFEKPPLQYWATAAAFEVFGEHDWVPRLWPALTGYLSILLAGFAALRLFGGRSALLSMLVLGSAFWHNLIGHIATLDMGTSFFLQLALTGVLFANAQDTQENRRRPWMLVTWAALALAMLSKGLIGLVLPGATLVAYSLITRDWKPWRRLEILRGLPLFLVIAVPWFVSVSLANPEFPRFFFWHEHVERFLTKVHRRYQPDWYFIPILLIGFLPWSLAVVQSWFANLFGRPGREDGSRIFHSFQPGNFQPRRLLALWSLVIFAFFSLSSSKLPSYILPIFPALAILAGDTLANISRRALLLHLLVATALAAAALALLPQAAHLNTVNAPADLVPRYVRWLTVAAALWLAAGVAALWQTLRHRPLGAVLTLAMGTFLSGNIALLGHDILGRSYSAYDLAKDIRPLVQAETPFYSVGMYEQTLPYYLDRFVTLVDFKDELAFGIGQEPDKWLPSQEAFIARWKQDRDAFAVMEPGTYEQLQGKLPMAVVARDHDRVIVRKPQ, encoded by the coding sequence ATGCCGGACCGCGACAATATCTCACGAGGCCTTCTGGTCCTCCTCTTCGTCTGCTTCACCGCCGTCTGGTTCGGCACCCTGGATTACCGCAAACTCATCGGCCCGGACGAGGGCCGTTATGCGGAAATTCCCAGGGAAATGGTGGCTTCCGGGGACTGGACCACGCCCCGCCTGAACAATCTCAAGTATTTCGAAAAACCGCCCCTGCAATACTGGGCCACGGCCGCCGCCTTCGAGGTCTTCGGGGAACACGACTGGGTGCCCCGGCTGTGGCCCGCCCTGACCGGCTATCTGAGCATTCTCCTGGCCGGATTCGCCGCCCTACGCCTATTTGGCGGACGTAGCGCCCTCCTGTCCATGCTGGTGCTAGGTAGCGCCTTCTGGCACAACCTGATCGGCCACATTGCCACCCTGGACATGGGCACCAGCTTTTTCCTCCAGCTAGCCCTTACCGGGGTGCTCTTCGCCAACGCCCAGGACACCCAGGAAAACCGGCGCCGCCCCTGGATGCTGGTGACCTGGGCGGCCCTGGCCCTGGCCATGCTGTCCAAGGGCCTCATCGGTCTGGTCCTGCCCGGCGCCACCCTGGTGGCCTACAGCCTGATTACCCGAGACTGGAAACCCTGGCGGCGCCTGGAAATTCTCCGGGGTCTGCCCCTCTTCCTGGTCATTGCCGTACCCTGGTTCGTTTCCGTATCCCTGGCCAACCCGGAATTTCCCCGGTTCTTTTTCTGGCATGAGCATGTGGAGCGCTTCCTCACCAAGGTGCACCGGCGCTACCAGCCCGACTGGTATTTCATCCCCATTCTGCTCATCGGCTTTTTGCCCTGGTCCCTGGCCGTGGTCCAGTCCTGGTTCGCCAATCTCTTTGGCCGCCCAGGCCGGGAAGACGGCAGCCGCATTTTCCATTCCTTCCAGCCCGGCAACTTCCAGCCCCGGCGTCTGCTGGCCCTCTGGAGCCTGGTGATTTTCGCCTTCTTCAGCCTCTCCAGCTCCAAGCTGCCCTCCTACATCCTGCCCATTTTCCCGGCCCTAGCCATACTGGCCGGGGATACCCTGGCCAATATCTCCCGCCGGGCCCTGCTGCTCCATCTGCTAGTAGCCACGGCCCTGGCCGCCGCCGCCCTGGCCCTCCTGCCCCAGGCCGCCCACCTGAATACGGTGAATGCCCCCGCTGATCTAGTCCCCCGCTACGTCCGCTGGCTCACCGTAGCCGCCGCCCTGTGGCTGGCGGCAGGGGTCGCCGCTCTCTGGCAGACCCTGCGCCACCGGCCCCTGGGAGCGGTGCTGACCCTGGCCATGGGCACCTTTTTGAGCGGCAACATCGCCCTCCTGGGCCACGACATCCTGGGCCGCTCCTATTCCGCCTACGACCTGGCCAAGGACATCCGCCCCCTGGTCCAGGCCGAGACCCCCTTCTACAGCGTGGGCATGTACGAACAGACCCTGCCCTACTATCTGGACCGCTTTGTCACCCTGGTGGATTTCAAGGATGAACTGGCTTTCGGCATCGGCCAGGAGCCGGACAAATGGCTGCCCAGCCAGGAAGCTTTTATTGCCCGCTGGAAACAGGACCGGGACGCCTTTGCCGTCATGGAACCGGGCACCTATGAACAACTCCAGGGCAAACTGCCCATGGCCGTGGTGGCCCGGGACCATGACCGGGTAATTGTCAGGAAACCCCAATGA